A section of the Phycisphaerales bacterium genome encodes:
- a CDS encoding class I fructose-bisphosphate aldolase: MHTETASVELRTVTTMTAHQSKKPSSSRDIASILGSDADSLLGYSATGFDKSSLYLPGPDFIDRVVAQSDRPVPVLRNYQTMLNHGRLGGTGYVSILPVDQGVEHSAGASFAPNPEYFDPENIVKLAIEGGCNAVASTFGVLGSVARKYAHKIPFLVKFNHNELLTYPNVHSQTLYGTIQQCYEMGAIAVGATIYFGSDNSREQIQYVSEMFAHAHALGMVTVLWCYTRNDAFKATGPDGKKTDYHDAADLTGQANHLGATIQADIVKQKLATKNGGYVALNTGDSSYGKFKKEIYTKLAGGDDKGQGGHPIELVRYQLANCYMGRVPLINSGGESKGESDLQDAVRTAVINKRAGGMGLISGRKAFQRPMNDGVDLLHAIQDVYLDSNVTIA; encoded by the coding sequence CAGTCGAAGAAGCCCTCTTCCAGCCGGGACATCGCCTCCATCCTCGGCTCCGATGCCGACAGCCTGCTGGGCTACTCGGCCACCGGCTTCGACAAGAGCAGCCTCTACCTGCCCGGCCCGGACTTCATCGACCGCGTGGTCGCCCAGAGCGACCGGCCCGTGCCGGTACTGCGAAACTACCAGACCATGCTCAACCACGGGCGCCTGGGCGGCACGGGCTACGTGAGCATCCTGCCCGTCGACCAGGGCGTGGAGCACTCGGCCGGCGCCAGCTTCGCGCCCAACCCCGAGTACTTCGACCCGGAGAACATCGTGAAGTTGGCCATCGAGGGCGGCTGCAACGCGGTGGCCAGCACCTTCGGCGTCCTTGGCTCGGTCGCGCGCAAGTATGCGCACAAGATTCCCTTCCTGGTGAAGTTCAACCACAACGAACTGCTGACCTACCCGAACGTCCACAGCCAGACGCTCTACGGCACCATCCAGCAGTGCTACGAGATGGGCGCCATCGCCGTGGGAGCCACGATCTACTTCGGCAGCGACAACTCGCGCGAGCAGATCCAGTACGTCAGCGAGATGTTCGCCCACGCCCACGCGCTGGGCATGGTCACCGTGCTCTGGTGCTACACGCGCAACGACGCGTTCAAGGCGACGGGCCCCGACGGCAAGAAGACCGACTACCACGACGCCGCCGACCTGACCGGCCAGGCCAACCACCTGGGCGCGACGATCCAGGCCGACATCGTCAAGCAGAAGCTTGCAACGAAGAACGGCGGCTACGTCGCGCTCAACACCGGCGACTCCAGCTACGGCAAGTTCAAGAAGGAGATCTACACCAAGCTCGCCGGCGGCGACGACAAGGGCCAGGGCGGCCACCCCATCGAGCTGGTTCGCTACCAGCTTGCCAACTGCTACATGGGCCGCGTGCCGCTGATCAACTCCGGCGGCGAGAGCAAGGGCGAGAGCGATCTCCAGGACGCCGTGCGAACCGCCGTCATCAACAAGCGTGCCGGCGGCATGGGCCTGATCTCGGGCCGCAAGGCCTTCCAGCGTCCCATGAACGATGGCGTCGATCTGTTGCACGCGATCCAGGACGTATACCTCGACAGCAACGTCACCATCGCGTAA